In Oncorhynchus mykiss isolate Arlee chromosome 19, USDA_OmykA_1.1, whole genome shotgun sequence, the sequence TGAAGTGTCTCACTCCCTCTaactctgttgtgtgtgtgttccaggttaTGGGAGACTATGACATCCACTGGAGAGGATCGGTGTAGTGAGATAATGCAGCAGGCTGATGTTTCAGCTCTCCGCCTGTTGGAGGCACTGGTGGTAACTCTGCCACAGACTGTCTTGCAGACATATGTCCTCATCTGTACCGATGTAGGACTCTCTTCACCAGGTActacttgtctgtgtgtgtgtgtgtgtgtctgtgtgtgtgtttgatacaaTCACCCTACAGAGTATTCATATTatctatccctctacctctctccccaacctctttctctctctctcgcgctctctcttcagtgtcagtgtgttttgCGGTGTGCCTGCTGTCCCTGGCCTGGGCCTTAGTGTTGTATGCCAGAGCCTGTTCCCTCATCAGACCTGGACATCTCCCCATGACCCCTGCTGCTATTGCCTGTAGACTGCTCTGGAGGGTAGgagggctggctgggctgggtgtgtgtttgtgtgtgtggaagtgtggaagtgtgtgtgtgatagtaaCAGACTTATTGTCTTGTGTTTAGGTCAGTATGTTGGGAGCACGTCTCGCCACCCTCACTCTCTTCACACGCCTGTTCCGCCAGTGGGTACTTGGTGTTattggtgagtgtgtgtatatatgtgtgcatgtgtctctTTTAGTGTGCGTTTGtagatagatgtgtgtgtgtgtgtgtgtgtgtgtgtgtgtgtgtgtgtgtgtgtgtgtgtgtgtgtgtgtgtgtgtgtgtgaacattcaGTGATGTTTGTCCTGCTCCTGTGTGTCTCAGGTCTTCACTGGTTGGGTGCTACGTTCTGGTTGGTGTCGCAGCAGAGTGACATCATTAAAACGCCATTGCACTGGCGCCTGTTCAACCTGGTTCTGGGAGCTGTtcacatcttcctcttcctcaacGTCAAAGACGGAGCCTCCAGATGCCGCATGGCCGGCTtctacttggtgtgtgtgtgtgtgtgtgtgtgtgtgtgtgtgtgtgtgtgtgtgtgtgtgtgtgtgtgtgtgtgtgtgtgtgtaactctctctactctctcctgcaGGCCATGTTTATCGAGAACGCTCTTCTTCTGCTGGCAGGTTCCGACTTCTTCAGTGTTGCATCATGGGATAGCATGGGTATCCCAGCCGCCGTGTTCTGTAGTTTCCTCATTGgtgagacacgcacacacacacacacacacacgcacgggcgcgcgcacacacgcacacacactcatactcacACACTCATATGTCGGTCTTTGTTATTACAGGAGTGATAGCTTTAGTCCTGTACTACCGGTTCCTCCACCCTAAGTCCTTTGAGATCTTCCAGAGCATACGTCACCATGGAATGGGCGGAGCTTGTGCAGTCCGGGGCTCTTCTCTCTCATTGGAAGAGAAGAGCCATCGCCACAGTCAACTTGTGGGTGGCGGGAATCTGCTGGAGCTCCCTAGCCAATGGCAGGGCTGGAAGCACCACCACTGGTTGCTGATTCGCCTAGCCATGAAGACAGGTGATGTGGCTAGAATAAGCCATGCCTATGGTGAAGGGGGATTGGTCAGGCTGCTGGGACTAGAGGAAGAGACTCTGCCAAGGTCCCCAGACATTCCGCAACGTTCTCTCAACGTTCCACAAGATTCCCCCATCGTTCCACAATCTTCTCCCATAGTTCCCCAGGTTGACGAGGTCAGACAGGTGGAGGAGGTGAGATGAGCACCCAATTCCATTTTTCCCCCTTCTCCTTGAAGTGTATCCTTGACAGGTTATTGTTTTGGTCAAGTTTCTGTGTCATGTTTAGATGTTCAAAACGCCGATATTTTCCAAATAAACCCGCACTCTGGTATCTGCTTTTGAATCGGTGCAGATGTATTTGTTATTCTCTACTACTGTTGGATGTTCTCTGATAAGTTATCTATTTCCTGGATGTgaaaacaggacaaatataagcaccaaccaaattattattattatagaataTCATTCACCATAGCTGTCCTTCTTCTTCCTAGGTTATAAAGGCAGCCCCAGCCAGAGACATCATCAGTGAGGTGAGACAGGCAGTGAGACAGGGGGAGGTGAGACATGTGCTGCCCTCACCCTCTCCCATCCAGGAAGTCAACCCGCCGCTGGTGGAGGTCCTAGTTgaggaggtcagaggtcacctCTCTGATCCCTCCAACCCGCAAGACGACTCCAGCCCCCCTCATTCCAGTCCCCCTCCCTCTGAAGAACGAGATGAGGAAGACTTCCAGAGCGCAACCTACTGCTCCCCCACACCCTCTTCACCCAAGTACCCAGACTACCGCCACATCGACAGCAACGTGGTCACCTCGAACACCGAAGGGTCATCTTCTGCGGGGTCACTGGATGCCAGACGTGATTCGTCACCAGAGAGATCACCGTCCCTGCTGTTGGGCATGGGAAGCCCCCAGCGGAACTTTAACCCCACGGAGTCTGGCACCGCCTTGTACTTCAGCACTGACGCAGTCTCCCCATCCAGTGGCAGTTACCTGGGCTGGGGCTCTGAGCTGTCGCCCATCTCCACCTACCGGAGACCCTACCGCATCAGGGAGCccctctttacctccaccccCAGACAGGAGCCTCGTGCTGTTCCAGAGGAACCAGGTCCTAGCCCCTctaccaccgccaccaccaccacgcaCGCTAGAAAACAACTGGTCCAGTTTGTAGACCATAGAGAAAAATTGATCTAAAGGAGGACAATGGGTGGAGTGAGATGATCAGACCTGGTCAAATACATGTAAAATACTCTCAAATACTTATTAAGGTGTATTTGATTTAGCTTGACCGGGGTGGAGCTGGGTGGGTGAGGTTTACACTTTCGGGACTATTTAATTGGTTCCATTGTACCACTGTTCCATTCCATTCCAAGCTAAATCAAGTGTGCCTAAAGTATTTAAAAGTATTTAACATTATTGTATTTGACCCAGGTCTAGAGATGATAAAGAACACAAAATATAGAGAATATGTTACAAGATATATGACGTTAGCCTGAGTGTCAGGCTGGTTCTGTATTCAACAGTGCTATTACAAAATTGTTGTCATGCCAGACAACTGGTCTATTACTAGCCAAGGGCTTGTTGACTAAATTAGAACCAGCTCGGCACCCAGGTTAGCCAGACGTGTTTCACACTAAATAACAATAGCTTGTCTTGAGTATCCATTTTAATTAGCCGGTGTGAGGTTGTGAATCCACATGTAtctatcacacacaaacacactaacaaGAGAAACTGCATTGGAAGTAGTCTTTAGTGAAGGAACAGAGGGATGTCCTTTTGCTCTTAGGCCCTGATTCAATCAATCACAGATTAAGAAAACTGCACTGTGAGTATGCTCAGAATGTCCATGCAGTATTATTTTAATAACAGATGCGGTTTCATGTTGACATTGAATGATAATGTCCGTGAGAGTAATGGCGTGTGTGGTGTGTCAGATTTAACATGGTTAACGCCTCTGCTAGAGGAtataccatagaaatagaatctaaAACTAGAATCT encodes:
- the LOC110497559 gene encoding XK-related protein 5; translation: MRQYTTSRDRGGSCVACCQVCVFAFTAFLIVAERTALIYCFVYYLWVGHNYCYGHWAGLTALFLLPGWGPQLLSWLWYQADGRICSKDLKWTHILHLGIFRRLWETMTSTGEDRCSEIMQQADVSALRLLEALVVTLPQTVLQTYVLICTDVGLSSPVSVCFAVCLLSLAWALVLYARACSLIRPGHLPMTPAAIACRLLWRVSMLGARLATLTLFTRLFRQWVLGVIGLHWLGATFWLVSQQSDIIKTPLHWRLFNLVLGAVHIFLFLNVKDGASRCRMAGFYLAMFIENALLLLAGSDFFSVASWDSMGIPAAVFCSFLIGVIALVLYYRFLHPKSFEIFQSIRHHGMGGACAVRGSSLSLEEKSHRHSQLVGGGNLLELPSQWQGWKHHHWLLIRLAMKTGDVARISHAYGEGGLVRLLGLEEETLPRSPDIPQRSLNVPQDSPIVPQSSPIVPQVDEVRQVEEVIKAAPARDIISEVRQAVRQGEVRHVLPSPSPIQEVNPPLVEVLVEEVRGHLSDPSNPQDDSSPPHSSPPPSEERDEEDFQSATYCSPTPSSPKYPDYRHIDSNVVTSNTEGSSSAGSLDARRDSSPERSPSLLLGMGSPQRNFNPTESGTALYFSTDAVSPSSGSYLGWGSELSPISTYRRPYRIREPLFTSTPRQEPRAVPEEPGPSPSTTATTTTHARKQLVQFVDHREKLI